A window of Hordeum vulgare subsp. vulgare chromosome 5H, MorexV3_pseudomolecules_assembly, whole genome shotgun sequence genomic DNA:
aataagtgtcactGATTTAGTACAAAGTTGGTAGTACAAGGTTGTACTAAATCAACAACACTTATTTTGGGAAGGAGGGAGTATCTGATATCTGTTGGATTCCAATAATCACAATTGGAATGACTATTTTGGGCAAAACTGAAAGCAGTCTAGTTACTGCTTTATATGAATTGAAGTTGTCAATCAAACTTCGAAGGGGAGCCTAACTAGCTTTGAAGTGCATGACCCTGCATGTACTCAAAACTGAGCAAACATAATTTGCTGTTGCGATttttgcgtgcgtgcgtgcgtgtgtgtgcaGAGTTATTCATATATACTCCGGTCTGACTAATATGCCACTGCTGGGAAATATGTCATATAGAACTTCATTTCGTATCAGCAAGTATCAATTAGGTTTCAATTGATTGCTGTTTTTTGTAATAACTGATAGTTCTAGATTTCACTCTTCTCATGGCATAATTCCAGTGTGGTGGTATTTACATTTTTATCCCCATGTGCCAGAAGAGATGACAATAAATTTCTAATGGCAAAGCATATTTCAGTTGCCTCTGCTAATGCCATGTACACAATTGTGCTAGTGCAGAGTGACATCCGTAAAAATTCGGTATTTAGACAGCAGTTTCATGAAATGTGTGCAAAAGTTGGAGTAGATCCACTGGCATCTAATAAAGGAGTTTGGGCAGAGCTCCTAGGGATTGGTGACTTCTACTATGAATTGGGTTGGTATTCTTTGCTGTTCTTTGTTTCTTGTAAGTTTCTCTTATACCTTTTTATGCTCTGCTTAACATCCATCTCTGTCATGGCAGgtgttcagatcgttgacataTGCATAGCGACCAGATCGCAtaatggtggtcttattgacttgCTAGAACTCCGCAAGCTTCTCTGCCAGAAAAGAAAAACTGATCTTGGGTCATTATCGTCAGATGACTGTTTACGTGCTATAAGTAAGCTCAAGGTCAGTCTTGCAAGCTTATATTGTCGAATAACATGTTTGAGAACTTTAGAATTGGTGCTTCACATCATTTTAGAGTTTGCACTATAATTAGTGAATAATCCTTGCTCAGTACAGTGTTATTTGATGTCCTTTTATAGctttctggctcttgtaatccttCAATTGTGAACTTGCAGGTCCTTGGTAGTGGTTTTGAAGTATTTTCTGTTGGGAAGAAAAAGCTTGTGCGATCGGTTCCTACTGAGTTAAATAAAGACCATAATGGGATACTTGAACTAGCTCAGGTTTGTGTTTTTTGACACAATGTTACAATACAATCATATCAATTCGTATATGTTCCCTTACAGTACATTGGAAAACTCTTTTGCCAAGCTTAGTTCAGTTAGGCACTAGACAAGCAAGGCATAGGTTGATAGAACCTATCAAACTGAGAACAAGCATAAACTGGTGTAACCTATACCATAATACCATATTACTCTAGTTGTAACATCATTCACATGCAGGCTAAAGGCTATGTcaccgtagaacaagttgagaaggAGTTCTCATGGTCAACTGGCCGTGCAATTGATGCCCTTGAAACCTTGCTAAAGGTAAACACCGCCTCTGGATTTCCTCTTTATGATAGCAATCTATATGGTTCATTCCCACGCCAAAAGGAAAGAAAATCAGCTTTGTTTTTTAGAACGCAAGTTATGTTGGAACACCCTGGACCGAGACCTACACTGCGATTTTCTGGAGCCATGTGCATGCCCAGATTAAAATTATCTGTAAATTTCTTTGTCGCGTGTATAACATCGGCGACTTCTAACCCATGAAACTCTCTTGGGCGACCAGGAGGGACTTGCTATGATCGACGACGGACACAGGGATGGCAAGCGTAGATACTGGTTCCCGTGTGTCACCCTCAGCTCCGATGCCTCCGTTTCTGAAGCAAAGTCATGATGTACCTGTACTGTTGTATTTTCTTTTCCCCTTGTCTTCATGAGAGCTGGAACCACCTGTGCTACTGGAGCAGTTATATTTTTGGCTCACTAGTACTTCCTGTGTAAGAAGTAGGGAAACAACATTACCCGGAGTACCTGCAAATGTAAATTGTGTGCCATTCTTGCTTCAGAATTCTGTTGTGTTTTTCAGTTAAAGTTGTGGATGCTGGTTGATTTTCACTTTTTCAGTAAAAGTAAGTCACTGTATTTTTTCTTGAGAAAATCTAATTAAAAAAActgtccttttcttttcttttttgagagCTTGAGAATCATGTTCTttttactccctctgtaccataataattactccctccgttcctaaatataatttcactagaagactacatacggatgtatatagacatactttggaatgcacattcattcattttactacgTATGTAGTCACttaataaaatctctaaaaagacttatatttaggaacggagggagtagtacatagGGAGTAGAAAGCTTGGGAATGACAGGGGCCATGCCGCCATGGGCTGCGAGCCCACCACAGCCCATGATAACTGGATGGTGCGAGAGACGGGGGAGAGTCTTCGCCATTTCCTCCTACAGCTACCGGTCAGCTTAGACaggaaaaaaaaaactaaaaaaaggaGAGGAGAGAAATGGCGACGGAGAAGCGTCGGCGTCACCACGCACCGCCGGCGACTGCGGACGGCGCCTCCTCTTCGTCGACCGCCGCGGCCTCCGTCCACACGCCGTCCCCTCCGCCAGACCTCCTCCCGGACATCGCCCGTCGCCTCACCTCCCTGGAGGACTTCTTCTCCCTCCGCGCCTCCTGCCGCGACTACCGCGCCCTCCTCCCGGTGTCCCGCCCCCACCTCGCCTCCCAGGCCCCGCTCCTCCTCGTCTCCCTCTTCCCCTCCTTCGCCGAGGCGCTCTTCCATCCCCGCCTCCGCCGCCTCCACCGCTTCCGCCTCCCCTGGGGCCACCACGTGCCCTCCTCCCGCCTCACCCTCCTCTACGCCCACGGCTTCCTCGTCACCGTCACCACCGCGGCCGCCCAGTACCCGCcgaggctcctcctcctccacctcttcacCGGCGACCAGCAGCGCCTCCCCAGGGTCCCCACCCCCTTCTCCCGTGCCATCCTCTCTGCCGACCTCCTCGTCGTGCTCTTCCTGCCCGGCAGGTCCACCGTCCAGCACTGCCGCCCTG
This region includes:
- the LOC123400031 gene encoding vacuolar protein sorting-associated protein 22 homolog 1; translation: MRRRPGIAGLQNAAATRDKFRLVGENVAKVRTDVMQEQLATFRSQLEEFARKHKSDIRKNSVFRQQFHEMCAKVGVDPLASNKGVWAELLGIGDFYYELGVQIVDICIATRSHNGGLIDLLELRKLLCQKRKTDLGSLSSDDCLRAISKLKVLGSGFEVFSVGKKKLVRSVPTELNKDHNGILELAQAKGYVTVEQVEKEFSWSTGRAIDALETLLKEGLAMIDDGHRDGKRRYWFPCVTLSSDASVSEAKS
- the LOC123400032 gene encoding uncharacterized protein LOC123400032, producing MATEKRRRHHAPPATADGASSSSTAAASVHTPSPPPDLLPDIARRLTSLEDFFSLRASCRDYRALLPVSRPHLASQAPLLLVSLFPSFAEALFHPRLRRLHRFRLPWGHHVPSSRLTLLYAHGFLVTVTTAAAQYPPRLLLLHLFTGDQQRLPRVPTPFSRAILSADLLVVLFLPGRSTVQHCRPGDALWRVATADAPHVFDDLIFVDGTLYALVGLRLATLELSETSLELSFLGGEYDEENRPVGERFMLGECDGEVLLIGEEQAETVVYRVFRWVPGEGKWVMITSLGGRTLFLGFHGFAACMGPDFPEIRGDCIYAAGRRLGEWCEYSLVNGTCDVCYAEYAGAPPLNSDSPLRPPVWVFPSLMPA